CCGACTTAATATTTAATCGTTTTATATGCATTCTACCATTATTAATCTCCATAGTGATTTATCAGCCCCCAACTATCGGCCCACTAAAACTTTGCAGGGAGCTCTTAATGAGAAAATCGCAAACCtaaagtacctacttgaatAGAGTTTTAACTTAAAGATTAATGGCAATAGCCAATCAGATAGAACATGACCATTTGAAACAGCCATTAGTGTAAAATAACTACATATCACCAGTACGATCGTAAACATGACCAAATATGGCGTTCATCTAGATATAAGATGTCCTTTATAACTTCCTCAATTATATTAAGTGCTGATCTCACACTTTCTATTAACTGCGTAAGACGATAATTAGATCATAAAATAACGTGATATGAAGTTAATTGCGTCCTAAGTCTTAGGTTAATCATTCTAATTGGTATTCGATTCTTTCACTGATTCTCTCATTACTAGAGCTCGAATTCCGTCAGACAACTgatcatgtaaatatttatttatttttctctgttaaaTCATAATAGcaattcaattcaaattctttcagtgagccattttcaagcaaacaaattcttcagtaaCTTCATGAAATAATCGTTTTTATTTACGCTATTTAATAACAACAGACACACAGACAGACAATTGATTCATCAGCAATGAATTTCATACCTAAGTgtgaaaataatataggtagtcAAGATTTTAAGTACCCATAAGGTGTAAGTGTGAAAGATAGCATTACTAAACTGTGCAGGAATAAATTGATTGTAGACACAAGCGTCTGATAAGCCACTAATTACAAACGTTATTACCCAGTGCATCACGTGTGCTACTTAGTAATAGCTAGTAATAAACCACAGTGTGATCGCTAGACCCTTAACCTTTAGCGAAGGTGATCTAGAAGGATCTAGCTTCTGGTTTGTGCGAGGTTAGTAGGATTGcaggttttattttgatttcattcGTAGGTAgcgtaaagaaaatatattattgattaCCTATCTATTTGATACCATTGCATTTGTGTTTGTTTGACGAAACAATGCTACTATGTAGCGTACTATGTAGCATTGTTTCGTCTTGTAAACAATGTATCCTGCTTGTGAGATATATTTAGGCTTTTTGGAAACATCTTTGAAATACAACGAGTCTGAAAAATGTAGTAAATATGTATCGTTTTTTGAAAAACTACTCTTACTTTACCTGAACTTAATGCAAAACGTCGAATGACGAATCGTAATTTCAAATCATTATATAGGAAATGATGGCATTTCCTTTGATATAAACCCAACATCTTTTTCCTTTTCTTATAGGACTCACTTGCGTTCTTAACGAAAAGGAATGTCCTAATGGAATGTGGTACTAAAGGCGTGACATAATGTTTGTTTACGTTTGTTTTCACAATGACCCATCGAGATCATTTACTTTACAAAGGAGAGCACTTCCTTATGATCTAATTCCAGCTCATATACTGGGTAAACTAAACTAAGTGCCATATGCTATCTTTTCTGACGTATATAACAAGAGGGAGATAAGAATGAAGTCAAAAAACTAATAAACGACTAACATTTTGACTCTGAACTTTGGTTTTTCAAGGTTTTAATGTGTCACTAATTTTAATTacgctttaaacaaaaaaaaactgatacgCGTGCTATGTATTCTTACCaactacttaaaactattttaattttactttaagtCTATCTTTGATTACTCTGAGGCGTATAATATCACTTGACTTCGCCTTtgaacatctggcgggccaatacctgtcgggggtgcggaagaatgctttggcgatacccgtgccctcgacaataggtaagtaatagaaggcaacactgggtgggtttttagccggtaagagtctggcacaccccctccaccgaccccaggtggagggaagtcTATGAGGATTTTCCCactgccaaaaaaaaatatgacttgaCTTTGTaatactaacagccagtttcttcattaaaagttaaagccaaagttaaagtcaaagtaatgtctaaagtaaaagtaacggtcaaattcaatttttctattagttttgctgtcactttagccttgaaaataatgaatttgaccgttacttttactttagacattactttaactttatcttttgatgaagaaactggccgtgagTTACATCATTTATATCCTAAGAACGGCTAAACCGATTTGGCTGGAAATCAATAAGCCAGTACTTACCTTAGAACCAGGAGGCGAACATAAAATCCGTTTGAGTAGCAAACTTTCTAAGGGTAAACTATCTTGATATGGATTTTTACGCAAATATACACTCGCGAGCAAAAAATGGAATCACCCCTTGCGCTATACAAATACAACGATTGGGAAagatacaatatttacagtaaATGTTTATGGTCTCGTTTGAATGCCTATACTTTTAGCTTTAAATTAagggtagaaacaaaaaaaatcatttgtactgcttaaaataatgattcaatcgATTACGTCATTGGTATTATTAACAGTAGGTATTTCATTTTAGCTGCATTTCATTGTCCTATGATTTTGTTTACCTTTAGTAAAGTGCCTACTGTAGAGTATAACTCATAGCTTCctttcctatggagaagaacgggcaataAAATCCGcatattttcattatataaaACATTCTGGTACCAACTGAACACAGCTCACGACTAGACATCAGACCCATTATCAATAAGTACTTTAATCCTtatccaaacaaacaaacaagctacTATCTCATACAAACAGCTGAAGTGTCTACTAACCAGTCTTCTCTCACAGGCGCTGTCAGTATGCGCGGTGCTGATCTATGCGCCCCTCGCCGTGATGAGCGAGTCCCTCCCGCAGACCCGGCTCATCTTCTACGCGACCCTGGCTGTACTGGCCGTGGTGGAGATATTTATAGGCAGCCTGCTTATACATGGCGCTTTTAAGGTAAGGAATTTATGAttgttgatttaattttgtgatGTTATAGTTACAACTGTTTAACGGTGGATCGCCAAGTATAGAAAATACTTGGCGATTAGAGATTGCAGTTTGATGGAGCTagttcaaaattcaatctctaatcgcacaGCAACGGATAGTTCGGTTATAGAAATCGATCGTAATTGGATTGAAATCAAAGTCAAGCTTAAGAAAAGGAAGTGGTGGTTTACCAGATAATCTGAAAGTTAAATTGTCCTTTAAACTGATCTGctgaaataaatatcaaaacatgATAACCTTATTAAGTTGGATTTAGCATTCTTACTTCATCAAATCTAATTAAAAATGAGTTTATCTACAAGATTGCATATCAGAAATAACTTGTACCTAACTAGAATATCAAAAGGAACTAATATTTTGCACAATCTTCATAATGTAGTAAGCATAGTGATTATAAGAAGGTGTGGCATTACGTTATCTCAAGTATTTGTAATCCTACGGCTGACgatgttatttgtttgtatcgACACTATAGGTAttgttctatttatttacagtagTGTGAATGGCAAAGATTTATTTTCATGCCAGTTATACAAATCACTTTGTTTGGCTTGTTACTGAGTTTCTGGTCTAGTCTAGTAATTGCAAACAAAACTGCTTAAAAATTCGGTTGAGTTACAGAGATTCCTAATTCCCTTAGCACATCTCAATTATTATAGACGACATTTTGCTCGCATGCATGTACAGCTCAAccgaacatttttgttttttgctatATGAGAATTTCACTTTCGCAAAATCAACATTAGCTTTTCACTGACATTTTTTGAAACTTCAGATACCGGCTTGTGTCTGATGTCTTGCATAAAGGCCCTCCTCAATACCTTCCAAAAAATACCACATTCCACGAGCTGTTTATCTAAAGCCTTCACACATGTTTCCAGCGCAAGCCGCAGTTCACGTGGCCGTGGCTGGTGGTGGCGTGGTGGAAGGGGCTGGTGCTGCTGGTGCTGACGGTGGCCGGAATGGTGCTGCTCACCTTCAACAGAGACGTCGACACCATCACCGAAGCCAGTGCTGTTATATccgtgtattttgtttattcaggTGAGAGTTATgtgtgtttgtctgtatgtgtaGCTGGTGAGTTTGTTGGTGTGAATCCGTTTTTGCATTTTACAATAGGCAATCGTCATCAAAATGTTGATCATTCTTGAATggtaattaaaagtaaatactgGACATTGACTATCTTTTGGTCGCTGAACCACTTATTTTACATTTTCGATTACCTAATTCATGGATGATATACTCTTACGACTTATAACGCAGAAATGAATATGACATTTAGTAGGTATCATTGAATTCAATAATTGTTATGAATGTCATTGCTCTGTAGATAATGTGGATTCCCCGATTAAGCAgctaacattattttaaaatgtgatcGAATCGATCGATCGAATCGATCCTACACAATCAATTTATCATGCAAGTAAATTATGTCTTTCTAAAAAACTAACTATGTctagatattttaaaatgacaTTAACTGATAAATGCATCCTAACTTGACCATAGAGCCgcatttgaaagaaaaaaatatggactATTCATATAGTAGACAATACAAGTTACCTACTACAGTCCCGTATACTGAAAGTCAAATGGACGGTAAGTCATGGTAAGACTCGTACACCTTCTTACGCTCCAGAGCGAGAAAAGTACCCACATGATGATATCCCATCCTTAAATCAGAGAAGTCTTGCTTACACTACATGATATTCAAACAAAAGTGTCTCCTCACCGCTTAGGAAAGGACCCAATTTTCTAAACATCTTTCACCATTGCTTAACCGCAATCATCCCAGGGCGTGACATACTAGTAGTTAGgttgtacattatttttttgtgtacaaCAATGTGCAGATAAGAAAGGGCGACCACAATTACAATAGAAATGCAGGCAGCGTCGCCATTTCACGCCAGTTTCGAACGCACCGAGCATAACCTCAAACAATGTCGGTACTTAACTATTGTTACGATAAGACACTTCTTGGTGTAAGTGTAGACGTGAGGTCAATGAACTTGTGTAAATTAAAGTGTAGATTAAGTCCAAAAGTTGAGATTTTGTAAGATTTCGTAAATTCCTCCCCAGTAATACCGACAgcggttttcttttttttcctgtgatgtaatttttttttctgtgatgTTCAAAAAATGCAATGTCTTCTTCATAAGAATCGTATTACTATTTTCTTTTGAGTATTAGAAAAAGAGAGTTGAGTTTAAAAAGGCTCTCTTGACCAGTGtcttagttaatttattttcgcTTGTGCCTCTTATATCGTTCAAAATTTTGAGACAATGATAGCTTAACAGGCTATAGCACAATCGAATAACCAAATCCAAGgcagattttttatattcttaacAAATACAAAGGTATTTTCTTCATGACCTGAGTTCCTAATTATAACATTCGTAAAACGTATCATAAATATATCAGAATCTAAAGTATCATTTCTCTATTTTCAGCTCTCCTGCTATACTTCGCGGTGGTCGTGAACAGCAGAAGACAGGAGCTGGTGCTGGAGAACTACTGGGCGAACAAGCACATGCTGCGGCACGCGAAGACGCAGTACTACTATGTATAGAGACGATTCGAATATAGACTTATAGGCTTTAATGTTAACactatttatgtttaattagttattaattaaattatatttttataggaagctttttggttttttatttttttattgagagTATTTGGGAGGAATATGCTTGAAATGATTGATGACAAGGATACTAAGATACTGGGAATAATATGGATAATACCTGTCTAGAAATAAATAAGCCTCCAGATGTTTGTTTACCTACGCAGTTTGAAGCAATAAGCTATCACAACGGTTACAATTCTGTGACTCTTTTCAGTAACAGTTTTTCATCTGTAGTGGTTccttttaaagcattttttaaattcaatgtcTTGGTTTTGTTCAGTGTCATAACTATTGTCTTTCCAAACTATACAAGCCACACAACCATTGCAATACttagttaattaaattactttagaAAGAGGCACTACATTAGAGGAATTGCGTACTCGCTTAATCTCCTCCTTCTAAATGAAGACGGTCTACTTAACCCTATCAGCAGCATCATCACCAGACAAAAGAACAAAGCTTCATTCAGTAACGTTACGTCAAAGTTGCGCAGACACGCGGGGGAACAATTAAACGTCGTGTGCGCGCCGCGCGGAAAATTGCGCGCTTTTCACCACAATGGCGCACACCAAgcaatatattataaatataagacGACGAGGGTGATGCGCAGAAAGTTGTGACATGTAGTGCGTGCAGTATGGTGAGTAAGTgcacatatattattatttatatttttagataaattttGACGGTAAAATTTGCGAcgatattattaaaaagtaaccaAGTCTTAAAACAATATCCGACTGCTGCTGACTGAAAAAGGCTATAAATAGAAAGCTCTATAAATAATGATTGTGGTGGTTTTATGAAAACCCTATATAGATAGGcagcttaataatattagtaatccCGAGTCCGTCATATCTAAAACCATAAATTGTTaagcaaatatttacaatagttACAGAATAACTTTAACATATACTCTCTATTTTTACTACAATACTATCGTAGATAACGAATAAGCTTACAAGTATAAAAATAGTGTAGAGGTACAATAGCTAAATCTAGGTAAGTTGTCGGCACATCAGAGACAAGATAATTTACGGACGTTAACTGCAGATAACCGATAGAGATCGATCGAACTCGTACCGAACATTTCGTAATACCACCATGTTGCTGACAGTTGGGAAATATATGAAAACCATAAATATTCTgacatataatataaatatataatttactatGTTATATTTTCTCTCTTCTTAACATAAACCTAGTCTATCTAAATCAGTGTAAATATGATAATAACCGTAACTAAAATATTCCAATCACTTTTTTAAGCTGTGATGTAtgtgtttaatatgtatttgtgtaaaaagtcttAACAAGATTGTTTGCTAGTAGTTATCTGCCTACTCAAACGCAATATAGTTACGTCGGCTCTATAATTCTGTGTCTTCATCAGTAATTTCTCGAAACATCAAACACAACACACCTTAGAATATGTTTAATTATACCttcaataaaatacacaaattgaGTATAATTCCCACGCAGCGGCGTGCGCGCAACTCATACCTACACTTTCTCCCGTCGTCGCCTGCCTGCGAAGGTACCTGTCATAAACCTTTACCATGCCGCCATTACCGTATACCATGGGCAATGGCGGTTATGGGTTATGTCATTAAATATCGTAATGAGAAGATCTTATCGCTATAACTTCAAGAGTTGATCATTAATGTTTAAGTCAGTTGGGTCATAAGTATCACGAAATgtttaaacataattttcaaagtcaattttatttttcttgagcatctatttttagggttccgtacctcgaaaggaaaaaacggaacccttataggatcactttgttgtccgtctgtctgtctgtctgtctgtctgtctgtctgtctgtctgtctgtctgtctgtcaagaccctttatcttaagaacgtgtggacgtatcaagctgaaattcacatgaaatactcgggtctattgtccctttaggctgtgaaaatatcaagcttctaagccaagccaatcaaaagatacaaccgattatgtcgatattttcaacaaattctcgacactcggaaaggaatc
The window above is part of the Helicoverpa zea isolate HzStark_Cry1AcR chromosome 14, ilHelZeax1.1, whole genome shotgun sequence genome. Proteins encoded here:
- the LOC124636157 gene encoding uncharacterized protein LOC124636157, whose amino-acid sequence is MCLDVDNCCCCFSLELGTKIIGIVYTALSVCAVLIYAPLAVMSESLPQTRLIFYATLAVLAVVEIFIGSLLIHGAFKRKPQFTWPWLVVAWWKGLVLLVLTVAGMVLLTFNRDVDTITEASAVISVYFVYSALLLYFAVVVNSRRQELVLENYWANKHMLRHAKTQYYYV